The Nocardioides panzhihuensis genome has a segment encoding these proteins:
- a CDS encoding LysR family transcriptional regulator: MLPDIPSLRLLADVSRLGSIGAAGRAVGISQQSASERLQAMETQVGLVLVQRAHRGSALTQAGKLLVEWSADLLERADEIENALQTLRRGRSDELHVHASMTTAEYLLPRWLVRLRQQRRVAVSLRAANSEDVVAAVRQGDADLGFVEGPIDTDGLSTAGVGVDDLVLVAAPDDRWSRRRAGISPQELATRPLTCREHGSGTRAVVESALAAAGGRLADPEVEFATNATILASVRAGGSPAFVSSRAAQADIDLGTLVRVPVAELDLSREFRAVWVGGARPPAGPVRDLLGIAGA, translated from the coding sequence ATGCTCCCTGACATCCCGTCGCTGCGCCTGCTCGCCGACGTCTCCCGGCTGGGCAGCATCGGCGCCGCGGGTCGCGCCGTGGGCATCTCGCAGCAGTCGGCCTCGGAGCGGCTGCAGGCGATGGAGACCCAGGTCGGTCTGGTGCTCGTGCAGCGGGCTCATCGCGGGTCGGCGCTGACCCAGGCGGGGAAACTGTTGGTCGAATGGTCCGCCGACCTGCTCGAACGCGCCGACGAGATCGAGAACGCCCTGCAGACGCTGCGCCGGGGCCGATCCGACGAGCTGCACGTGCATGCCTCGATGACGACCGCGGAGTACCTGCTCCCCCGCTGGCTCGTGCGGCTGCGGCAGCAGCGACGGGTCGCGGTGAGCCTTCGGGCCGCGAACTCCGAGGACGTCGTCGCCGCGGTGCGTCAGGGAGACGCGGACCTGGGATTCGTGGAGGGCCCGATCGACACCGACGGACTCTCCACCGCAGGGGTAGGGGTCGACGACCTCGTGCTGGTCGCGGCGCCCGATGATCGCTGGTCCCGTCGCCGCGCCGGGATCAGCCCGCAGGAGCTCGCGACCCGTCCACTGACGTGCCGCGAGCACGGATCCGGTACGCGCGCGGTCGTGGAGTCCGCGCTGGCAGCCGCGGGTGGGCGACTGGCAGATCCCGAGGTGGAGTTCGCGACGAACGCCACGATCCTCGCCTCCGTACGTGCCGGCGGGTCGCCGGCGTTCGTGTCGAGCCGGGCGGCCCAGGCCGACATCGACCTGGGCACCCTCGTCCGTGTGCCCGTGGCAGAGCTGGACCTGTCCCGCGAGTTCCGGGCCGTATGGGTCGGCGGCGCGCGCCCACCCGCCGGCCCCGTACGCGATCTCCTCGGGATCGCCGGCGCCTGA
- a CDS encoding ATPase: protein MVHTTEELAELDSISRQIDIDASAEKVWSLITRPGWYVNDGAVLDDPDTRVETADDGTEIAVVTHPTMGEFRFRTIELDEPRYAAFRWLGTPSRGVTEGTSVEFWIEEKPAGGVTLKVLESGFSALSEDPAIWLKEREGNDNGWAVELEAAKAYAEARA, encoded by the coding sequence ATGGTTCACACCACCGAAGAGCTCGCCGAGCTCGACAGCATCAGCCGGCAGATCGACATCGACGCCAGCGCCGAGAAGGTCTGGTCCCTGATCACCCGCCCGGGGTGGTACGTCAACGACGGCGCCGTCCTCGACGATCCCGACACCCGCGTCGAGACCGCCGATGACGGCACCGAGATCGCCGTGGTCACCCACCCGACGATGGGCGAGTTCCGGTTCCGGACGATCGAGCTCGACGAGCCGCGCTACGCCGCCTTCCGCTGGCTCGGCACCCCTTCCCGCGGCGTCACGGAGGGCACCTCGGTGGAGTTCTGGATCGAGGAGAAGCCGGCCGGCGGGGTGACCCTCAAGGTCTTGGAGAGCGGTTTCTCCGCCCTGTCCGAGGACCCCGCGATCTGGCTCAAGGAGCGCGAGGGGAACGACAACGGCTGGGCCGTGGAGCTCGAGGCGGCCAAGGCGTACGCCGAGGCGCGTGCGTGA
- a CDS encoding flavin-containing monooxygenase, producing MRIAVIGTGFGGLAATIELKKRGHDDIVVFEKAADVGGVWRENNYPGAACDVPSSLYSYSFEPNPHWPHKFSRQPAILDYIHKVVDKYDVRRHVRFRTEVTAARWDDEAKTWQLDLSTGETESFDLFVPAVGQLSRPSIPSIPGADAFRGEAFHSAEWNHDLSLDGKRVAVIGTGASAIQFVPEVRKDAAQVLLFQRSAPYIVPRKDFERADPDHPTRQLLNRAKIWVQTEWLTTSFHVKPLGAVMRAWSKRHMKAQTAAKPGLFEKIWPDYPFGCKRILFADDYLPALAQPNVDVITEDITEITSTGVTTADGRHHEVDVLIWGTGFKATDFLAPMTIAGTQGRDLHTHWKDGAHAYHGMTVPGFPNLLIMYGPNTNTGGGSIIYFLETQARYLGRYADHIAEAGPLEIRAEVEEAYDVRIQERLADSVWSKCTSWYREKNGRITTNWPSISAHYRRSASYDTNDYTPA from the coding sequence TTGCGCATCGCAGTCATCGGCACCGGCTTCGGCGGCCTGGCCGCCACGATCGAGCTCAAGAAGCGGGGCCACGACGACATCGTCGTGTTCGAGAAGGCCGCTGACGTCGGCGGCGTCTGGCGGGAGAACAACTACCCGGGAGCCGCCTGCGACGTACCTTCCAGCCTCTACTCCTACTCGTTCGAGCCGAACCCGCACTGGCCCCACAAGTTCTCCCGCCAGCCCGCGATCCTCGACTACATCCACAAGGTCGTCGACAAGTACGACGTACGCCGCCACGTCCGTTTCCGCACCGAGGTGACAGCCGCCCGCTGGGACGACGAGGCGAAGACCTGGCAGCTCGACCTCAGCACGGGGGAGACGGAGTCGTTCGACCTGTTCGTGCCTGCCGTCGGGCAGCTCTCACGGCCCTCGATCCCGAGCATCCCCGGCGCCGACGCGTTCCGGGGAGAGGCCTTCCACTCCGCCGAGTGGAACCACGACCTCAGCCTCGACGGCAAGCGGGTCGCGGTGATCGGCACCGGCGCGAGCGCGATCCAGTTCGTACCCGAGGTGCGGAAGGACGCGGCGCAGGTCCTGCTCTTCCAGCGCTCGGCGCCCTACATCGTCCCGCGCAAGGACTTCGAGCGCGCCGACCCCGACCACCCGACCCGGCAGCTCCTCAACCGCGCGAAGATCTGGGTCCAGACCGAGTGGCTCACCACGTCCTTCCACGTCAAGCCCTTAGGTGCCGTCATGCGCGCCTGGTCAAAGCGCCACATGAAGGCCCAGACCGCTGCGAAGCCCGGCCTCTTCGAGAAGATCTGGCCCGACTACCCCTTCGGCTGCAAACGCATCCTCTTCGCCGACGACTACCTGCCCGCCCTCGCCCAGCCCAACGTGGATGTGATCACCGAGGACATCACCGAGATCACCTCGACCGGTGTGACGACCGCTGACGGGCGGCACCACGAGGTCGACGTCCTCATCTGGGGCACCGGGTTCAAGGCCACCGACTTCCTCGCTCCGATGACGATCGCCGGCACCCAGGGCCGCGACCTGCACACCCACTGGAAGGACGGCGCCCACGCCTATCACGGCATGACCGTCCCCGGCTTTCCCAACCTGCTGATCATGTACGGCCCGAACACCAACACCGGTGGCGGCTCGATCATCTACTTCCTGGAGACCCAGGCCCGCTACCTGGGCCGGTACGCCGACCACATCGCCGAGGCCGGGCCGCTCGAGATCAGGGCGGAGGTCGAGGAGGCGTACGACGTCCGGATCCAGGAGAGGCTGGCCGACAGCGTCTGGAGCAAGTGCACCTCCTGGTATCGGGAGAAGAACGGCCGTATCACCACCAACTGGCCCAGCATCTCCGCCCACTATCGGCGCAGCGCCAGCTACGACACGAACGACTACACACCGGCCTGA
- a CDS encoding MIP/aquaporin family protein has protein sequence MTEPTASGGASPARRTLIGELSAEFAGTMILILFGVGVVAQVVTGDGGLGDHDSIAWAWGIGVMLGIYTAGRISGAHLNPAVSLALAVFSDFEWRKVLPYSIAQVLGAFVAALIVRAAYGDAIASVDPGHTHATQGIFSTLPGNGDAALGISLTTAFADQMIGTAILLFLIMAITDAKNSAPIAWFAPVAIAFVIVGIGMAWGTNAGYAINPARDFGPRLASFLTGYEGAWVTAAGDVYFWIPIIGPLLGALVGAGAYKVLISRFLPALEEADEVGTIPGEADEEALEPERKTA, from the coding sequence ATGACAGAACCAACCGCCTCGGGCGGCGCCTCACCGGCACGTCGAACGCTCATCGGAGAGCTCAGCGCCGAGTTCGCCGGGACGATGATCCTGATCCTGTTCGGAGTCGGAGTGGTCGCGCAGGTCGTGACCGGCGACGGCGGGCTGGGCGATCACGACTCGATCGCCTGGGCCTGGGGGATCGGGGTGATGCTGGGCATCTACACCGCGGGACGGATCAGCGGCGCCCACCTCAACCCGGCCGTCAGTCTCGCGCTTGCCGTCTTCAGCGACTTCGAGTGGCGCAAGGTGCTGCCCTACAGCATCGCCCAGGTCCTCGGTGCCTTCGTCGCCGCCCTCATCGTACGAGCGGCCTACGGCGACGCGATCGCCAGCGTCGACCCCGGCCACACCCACGCCACTCAGGGCATCTTCTCCACGCTTCCGGGCAACGGCGACGCGGCGCTGGGCATCAGCCTGACCACCGCCTTCGCCGACCAGATGATCGGCACCGCGATCCTGCTGTTCCTGATCATGGCGATCACCGATGCCAAGAACTCCGCGCCGATCGCCTGGTTCGCACCGGTCGCGATCGCGTTCGTGATCGTCGGGATCGGCATGGCCTGGGGCACCAACGCCGGTTACGCCATCAACCCTGCCCGTGACTTCGGGCCGCGGCTGGCTTCCTTCCTCACCGGCTACGAGGGGGCATGGGTGACCGCTGCCGGAGACGTCTACTTCTGGATCCCGATCATCGGTCCGCTGCTCGGCGCGCTCGTCGGAGCCGGTGCCTACAAGGTGCTGATCTCGCGTTTCCTTCCCGCGCTGGAGGAGGCTGACGAGGTAGGAACGATCCCCGGGGAAGCAGACGAGGAAGCCCTGGAGCCCGAGCGCAAGACCGCCTGA
- the glpK gene encoding glycerol kinase GlpK: MPDYVAAVDQGTTSTRCMIFDHGGNEVARHQLEHEQIMPKAGWVEHNPVEIWERTSSVIQTALGRKGLTDKDIAALGITNQRETTVVWNKRTGRPYYNAIVWQDTRTDRIASALDRDERGDIIRRKAGLPPATYFAGGKIQWILENVDGVREAAERGDAIFGTTDSWIVWNLTGGPNGGVHVTDVTNASRTMLMNLETLDWDDELLGFFDIPRQMLPEIRPSSEPKAYGTTVANGPLKGEVPITGILGDQQAAMVGQVCLDAGEAKNTYGTGNFLLLNTGQELVRSENGLLTTVCYQFGDQPPTYALEGSIAVTGSAVQWLRDQLRVISNAAQSETLAKEVEDNGGVYFVPAFSGLFAPYWRSDARGVIVGLSRFNTSGHIARATLESICYQSRDVADAMEKDSGVRLEVLKVDGGVTVNELCMQIQADVLGVEVSRPVVAETTALGAAYAAGLAVGFWKDTDELRQNWNESKRWTPTWSEGQRETGYAGWRKAVERTLDWVDVD, encoded by the coding sequence ATGCCCGACTACGTCGCAGCCGTCGACCAAGGCACCACCAGCACCCGCTGCATGATCTTCGACCACGGCGGCAACGAGGTGGCCCGCCACCAGCTCGAGCACGAACAGATCATGCCCAAGGCGGGCTGGGTGGAGCACAACCCGGTGGAGATCTGGGAGCGCACCAGCTCGGTGATCCAGACCGCGCTGGGCCGCAAGGGTCTGACCGACAAGGACATCGCCGCGCTCGGCATCACCAACCAGCGCGAGACCACCGTCGTGTGGAACAAGCGCACGGGCCGCCCCTACTACAACGCCATCGTCTGGCAGGACACCCGCACCGACCGGATCGCCTCGGCCCTGGACAGGGACGAGCGCGGCGACATCATCCGGCGCAAGGCCGGCCTCCCGCCGGCCACCTACTTCGCCGGCGGCAAGATCCAGTGGATCCTGGAGAACGTCGACGGCGTCCGCGAGGCGGCGGAGCGCGGCGACGCCATCTTCGGCACCACCGACAGCTGGATCGTCTGGAACCTGACCGGTGGCCCCAACGGCGGCGTCCATGTCACCGACGTCACCAACGCCAGCCGCACCATGCTGATGAACCTCGAGACCCTCGACTGGGACGACGAGCTGCTCGGCTTCTTCGACATCCCGCGCCAGATGCTCCCCGAGATCAGGCCGTCCTCTGAGCCCAAGGCCTACGGCACCACGGTCGCGAACGGCCCCCTCAAGGGCGAGGTTCCGATCACCGGCATCCTCGGCGACCAGCAGGCCGCGATGGTCGGCCAGGTCTGCCTGGACGCCGGCGAGGCCAAGAACACCTACGGCACCGGCAACTTCCTCCTCCTCAACACCGGCCAGGAGCTCGTACGCTCCGAGAACGGCCTCCTCACCACGGTCTGCTACCAGTTCGGCGACCAGCCCCCGACGTACGCACTGGAGGGCTCGATCGCCGTCACCGGCTCCGCGGTGCAGTGGCTGCGCGACCAGCTCAGGGTGATCAGCAACGCCGCCCAGTCGGAGACCCTGGCGAAGGAGGTCGAGGACAACGGTGGGGTCTACTTCGTCCCCGCCTTCTCCGGTCTCTTCGCTCCCTACTGGCGCTCGGACGCTCGTGGCGTGATCGTCGGTCTGTCCCGGTTCAACACCAGCGGCCACATCGCCCGCGCGACCCTGGAGTCGATCTGCTACCAGAGCCGCGACGTCGCCGACGCGATGGAGAAGGACTCCGGCGTACGTCTCGAGGTCCTCAAGGTCGACGGCGGCGTCACCGTCAACGAGCTGTGCATGCAGATCCAGGCCGACGTCCTCGGTGTCGAGGTCAGCCGACCGGTGGTCGCCGAGACGACCGCGCTCGGAGCCGCCTACGCGGCCGGCTTGGCTGTGGGGTTCTGGAAGGACACCGACGAGCTCCGCCAGAACTGGAACGAGTCCAAGCGCTGGACGCCGACCTGGAGCGAGGGGCAGCGCGAGACCGGGTACGCCGGCTGGCGCAAGGCCGTCGAGCGCACGCTCGACTGGGTGGACGTCGACTGA
- a CDS encoding Rid family hydrolase yields MRSPRTKVVAVVGLTAVLVAPTAAVAGSKWSAGSDGHRPPRGGETISVLPPGQDNPSIANGVAIGPGAAIYKTSGLGPSRLNTGASGEPAYIDTEVFPGGDLPPGVTITEAQGINVLRRIGENLAAAGLSYEDVITMRVFLQNPTGEAKMDFAGWNRAYRQFFANTSLSTGAAVPVPLGTAEPAAPMVVNPARPSRFALEIENLPVDGWLVEVEVDAAYPVKRK; encoded by the coding sequence ATGAGGTCGCCGCGTACGAAGGTGGTGGCTGTGGTCGGGTTGACCGCGGTCCTGGTCGCTCCGACGGCGGCGGTCGCCGGGAGCAAGTGGTCGGCCGGTTCTGATGGGCACCGCCCGCCGCGTGGCGGGGAGACGATCTCGGTGCTGCCCCCGGGACAGGACAACCCGTCGATCGCCAACGGCGTCGCGATCGGACCGGGCGCCGCGATCTACAAGACCAGCGGGCTCGGACCGTCCCGGCTCAACACCGGGGCGAGCGGCGAGCCGGCCTACATCGACACCGAGGTGTTCCCCGGCGGCGACCTGCCACCGGGGGTGACCATCACCGAGGCCCAGGGGATCAACGTGCTGCGCCGGATCGGGGAGAACCTCGCGGCGGCCGGGCTCTCCTACGAGGACGTGATCACGATGCGCGTCTTCCTGCAGAACCCCACGGGCGAGGCGAAGATGGACTTCGCGGGCTGGAACCGGGCCTACCGGCAGTTCTTCGCGAACACGTCGCTCTCGACCGGTGCGGCCGTCCCGGTGCCGCTCGGTACTGCTGAGCCGGCGGCGCCGATGGTCGTCAACCCCGCCCGCCCGTCGCGGTTCGCGCTCGAGATCGAGAACCTGCCCGTGGACGGATGGCTCGTTGAGGTGGAGGTCGACGCGGCCTATCCGGTGAAGAGGAAGTAG
- the glpK gene encoding glycerol kinase GlpK: MNLPRYVAALDQGTTSTRCMLFDREGRMVSLAQREHHQHYPRAGWVEHDPMEIWDIVCRVVPEALADAGASASQVVGLGITNQRETTLVWDRHTGRPVHNAIVWQDTRSSAVLPAVAADMPEAEIQARCGLPLVTYFSGPKVRWLLDSSPSLRERAERGELLFGTMDSWLVWNLTGGVAGGMHVTDVTNASRTMLMNLSTLDWDPELLAAMRVPRSMLPEIRPTVSSFGTTVAPIPGIPVTAVIGDQQAALFGQAGFDRGDAKCTFGTGGFLLLNTGSTPVRSQHGLITTVAHAMEGEPVAYALEGSIAVAGALVQWFRDGLGLIRSAAEVETQALTVTDNGGCYIVPAFTGLYAPHWEPDARGVIVGLTSYVTKAHLCRAVLEATAWQTREVIDAMNADSSVPLTRLAVDGGMTADNLLMQTIADFLDIPVVRPMVAETVSRGAAYAAGLGAGYWPDRQVLRRHWRRAAEWRPAMSAAAREAELARWRRAVELAIGWGA, encoded by the coding sequence ATGAACCTTCCTCGCTATGTGGCCGCGCTGGACCAGGGGACGACCTCGACCAGATGCATGCTCTTCGACCGCGAGGGCCGGATGGTCTCGCTGGCACAGCGGGAGCACCATCAGCACTATCCGCGCGCGGGCTGGGTCGAGCACGACCCCATGGAGATCTGGGACATCGTCTGCCGGGTCGTGCCGGAGGCGCTCGCGGACGCCGGGGCGTCTGCCTCTCAGGTCGTCGGGCTCGGGATCACCAACCAGCGTGAGACGACGCTGGTGTGGGACCGGCACACCGGCCGGCCGGTCCACAACGCGATCGTGTGGCAGGACACGAGGTCGTCCGCGGTGCTGCCCGCTGTCGCCGCCGACATGCCGGAGGCGGAGATCCAGGCTCGGTGCGGGCTGCCGCTGGTGACGTACTTCTCCGGGCCGAAGGTGCGCTGGCTGCTCGACTCGTCTCCCTCCTTGCGGGAGCGGGCGGAGCGCGGGGAGCTCCTTTTCGGGACGATGGACTCGTGGCTGGTCTGGAACCTGACCGGCGGCGTTGCCGGCGGGATGCACGTCACCGACGTGACCAACGCCAGCCGCACGATGCTGATGAACCTCAGCACGCTCGACTGGGATCCGGAGCTGCTGGCGGCCATGCGGGTCCCGCGGTCGATGCTGCCCGAGATCCGGCCGACGGTCTCCTCGTTCGGCACCACCGTCGCGCCGATCCCCGGGATCCCGGTGACGGCGGTGATCGGTGATCAGCAGGCCGCGCTGTTCGGGCAGGCGGGGTTCGACCGCGGCGACGCGAAGTGCACCTTCGGGACGGGCGGGTTCCTGCTCCTCAACACCGGTTCCACCCCGGTGCGCTCGCAGCACGGGCTGATCACGACGGTCGCGCATGCGATGGAGGGCGAGCCGGTGGCGTACGCCCTGGAGGGATCGATCGCGGTCGCCGGAGCGCTCGTGCAGTGGTTCCGCGACGGCCTCGGGCTGATCCGCTCGGCCGCCGAGGTCGAGACCCAGGCGCTGACGGTGACCGACAACGGTGGTTGCTACATCGTCCCGGCGTTCACCGGGCTGTACGCACCGCACTGGGAGCCCGATGCGCGCGGCGTGATCGTCGGGCTGACGTCGTACGTCACCAAGGCTCACCTGTGTCGCGCCGTCCTCGAGGCCACCGCCTGGCAGACCCGCGAGGTCATCGACGCGATGAACGCCGACTCCTCGGTGCCGCTGACCCGGTTGGCGGTCGACGGCGGGATGACCGCCGACAACCTCCTCATGCAGACCATCGCCGACTTCCTCGACATCCCCGTCGTGCGGCCGATGGTCGCCGAGACGGTCTCCCGTGGAGCCGCCTACGCGGCCGGCCTCGGTGCCGGCTACTGGCCCGACCGGCAGGTCCTGCGGCGGCACTGGCGACGGGCGGCCGAGTGGCGGCCTGCGATGTCGGCCGCCGCGCGGGAGGCGGAGCTCGCTCGGTGGCGGCGGGCGGTCGAGCTCGCGATCGGGTGGGGTGCCTAG
- a CDS encoding TDT family transporter yields MRLPYGPNWYAATMGTGIVAVVIPGLPFRLSGAMPVALAFWLAAGLLLAVTVTVMLLSIRQERSLLRHHYDDPVMSHFYGAPAMALMTVGAGAVGVGERILGPAAAVALGSVLWTVGTLLGLWTAVAVPYRAITRHAVADDSATGGWLMPVVPPMVSATTGAALVPYLPAGQPRETLLVLCYAFFGLTVIAGLLVLNQLWQRLVRHGPLAPAALPTVWIVLGFLGQSTTAVHHLGALAPSVVPDYGHALSMLAVLYGVPVWGFTVLWTVLALALTVRQIREGLPVAPTWWSFTFPIGTVATGTSALAAATGLALFEVGAGIATLGLLAGWLAAAYGTVRLFVHAPPVLQSDGCKLMPEMQH; encoded by the coding sequence ATGAGGCTTCCATACGGTCCCAACTGGTACGCCGCCACCATGGGCACCGGCATCGTCGCCGTCGTCATTCCTGGTCTTCCCTTCCGCCTGTCGGGAGCGATGCCGGTCGCGCTGGCGTTCTGGCTGGCGGCGGGCCTTCTCCTGGCGGTCACGGTGACGGTGATGCTGCTCAGCATCCGGCAGGAGCGCTCGCTGCTTCGCCACCACTACGACGACCCGGTGATGTCCCACTTCTACGGAGCCCCGGCCATGGCGCTGATGACCGTCGGCGCGGGCGCGGTCGGTGTCGGCGAACGGATCCTCGGTCCCGCGGCGGCAGTTGCGCTCGGTTCGGTGCTGTGGACCGTTGGCACGCTCCTCGGCCTCTGGACTGCGGTCGCCGTGCCCTACCGGGCGATCACCCGCCACGCGGTCGCCGACGACAGCGCCACCGGTGGCTGGTTGATGCCGGTCGTGCCACCGATGGTCTCGGCGACAACCGGTGCCGCGCTGGTGCCATACCTCCCGGCCGGGCAGCCCCGCGAGACGCTCCTGGTCCTCTGCTACGCCTTCTTCGGCCTGACCGTCATCGCCGGCCTCCTCGTGCTCAACCAGCTCTGGCAGCGCCTCGTCCGCCACGGCCCCCTCGCGCCGGCGGCGTTGCCCACCGTATGGATAGTGCTCGGCTTCCTGGGGCAGTCCACCACGGCCGTCCACCACCTCGGTGCGCTCGCGCCCTCGGTCGTCCCCGACTACGGCCACGCGCTCAGCATGCTCGCGGTGCTCTACGGCGTGCCGGTGTGGGGCTTCACGGTCCTGTGGACCGTCCTGGCGCTCGCACTGACCGTGCGTCAGATCCGCGAGGGTCTGCCGGTGGCTCCGACCTGGTGGTCGTTCACGTTCCCGATCGGGACCGTGGCCACGGGCACCAGCGCCCTCGCCGCCGCGACCGGCCTGGCGCTCTTCGAGGTCGGTGCCGGGATCGCGACGCTCGGTCTGTTGGCAGGCTGGCTCGCCGCTGCGTACGGAACGGTCCGGCTGTTCGTCCACGCCCCGCCAGTTCTGCAATCGGATGGTTGCAAGTTGATGCCGGAAATGCAACACTGA
- a CDS encoding metalloregulator ArsR/SmtB family transcription factor has translation MSTTPTLPEMCAALGDQTRWDILTRLGQEAMSASALARVLPVSRQAIVKHLDVLSEAGLVTAERRGREVVYAALGSRLNALAHELDRIGNAWDARLRALKTLAESPDKGGSDSRT, from the coding sequence GTGAGCACGACGCCGACCCTCCCCGAGATGTGCGCGGCGCTCGGCGACCAGACTCGCTGGGACATCCTCACCCGGCTGGGGCAGGAGGCGATGTCCGCCTCCGCCCTGGCTCGGGTGCTCCCGGTCAGCCGCCAGGCGATCGTCAAGCACCTCGACGTACTCTCCGAAGCCGGCCTCGTCACCGCCGAGCGCCGCGGCCGCGAGGTCGTCTATGCCGCCCTCGGCTCCCGTCTCAATGCCCTCGCGCACGAGCTCGACCGCATCGGCAACGCCTGGGACGCCAGACTCCGCGCTCTCAAGACCCTCGCCGAATCCCCGGACAAGGGAGGCTCCGACAGCCGAACCTAG
- a CDS encoding (2Fe-2S)-binding protein, with product MIVCQCRVVTDRDVDAALADGARTVSAICRSTGAAQDCGSCIFSVKKQVIRHLEQECSHLVADRAAS from the coding sequence ATGATCGTCTGCCAGTGCCGAGTCGTCACCGACCGTGACGTCGACGCTGCGCTGGCGGACGGGGCGCGCACGGTCAGCGCGATCTGCCGCTCCACGGGCGCCGCTCAGGACTGCGGCTCGTGCATCTTCTCGGTGAAGAAGCAGGTCATCCGGCATCTCGAGCAGGAGTGCTCGCACCTCGTGGCCGACCGCGCCGCGAGCTGA
- a CDS encoding IclR family transcriptional regulator, with the protein MSRTVQSVERAAALLRALSAASEPMALGELAVAVGLAKPTAHGLLRTLAGAGFVDQEPVTGRYLVGSGLLRLGSVTLDLNELRSETLNWVDTLAARTGEEARIAAYRDGSAVVAHHVFRAGPGAQVMDTGRALPLHATALGKVLVAFDPGAARSVVGRRLDRLTFRTITDRSALLRALADARDTGWASAVSEARPELAGIAAPVRDRGGYVVAAVGIAGPVLRLCDSHGRPRSDLVEQVVGVSRSISRALGHGRAA; encoded by the coding sequence ATGTCTCGGACCGTGCAATCAGTCGAGCGGGCGGCTGCGCTGCTGCGCGCGCTCTCCGCCGCCAGCGAGCCGATGGCTCTCGGGGAGCTGGCGGTCGCCGTGGGGCTGGCCAAGCCGACGGCCCATGGGTTGCTGCGTACGTTGGCGGGGGCCGGCTTCGTCGACCAGGAGCCGGTCACCGGGCGCTACCTGGTGGGGTCGGGGCTGCTCCGTCTCGGATCCGTGACCCTGGATCTCAACGAGCTGCGCTCGGAGACGCTCAACTGGGTGGACACGCTGGCGGCTCGGACGGGCGAGGAGGCGCGGATCGCGGCCTACCGCGACGGCTCGGCGGTGGTGGCACACCACGTCTTCCGGGCAGGGCCGGGCGCGCAGGTGATGGACACCGGGAGGGCGCTTCCGCTGCATGCCACCGCGCTCGGGAAGGTGCTGGTCGCGTTCGATCCGGGCGCGGCCCGCAGCGTCGTCGGTCGGCGGCTGGACCGGTTGACCTTCCGGACGATCACCGATCGCTCGGCGCTTCTCCGAGCGCTGGCGGACGCACGCGACACCGGGTGGGCCTCGGCCGTCTCCGAGGCGCGCCCCGAGCTGGCGGGGATCGCGGCGCCGGTTCGCGACCGGGGTGGGTACGTGGTGGCCGCGGTGGGCATCGCCGGACCGGTGCTGCGGCTGTGCGACTCACATGGGCGGCCGCGCTCGGATCTCGTCGAACAGGTCGTCGGTGTCTCCCGGTCGATCTCGCGGGCGCTCGGTCACGGCCGGGCCGCATGA
- the bfr gene encoding bacterioferritin — protein MQPVDPRVVALLNEALTFELTVTNTYFLHARMLDNWGLPKLGKVFYDLSIDEMRDADELINRILMFDGHPNVQRLNAIEVGETAEEMLSLALASERAAVAQFNAGGEECHQLGDHGTAAVFEEMVRDEEKHADWFESQLDAIDRVGLQAYLAQHVGAGEGPG, from the coding sequence ATGCAGCCAGTCGATCCACGCGTCGTCGCGCTCCTCAACGAGGCGCTCACGTTCGAGCTCACGGTCACCAACACGTACTTCCTGCATGCTCGAATGCTCGACAACTGGGGTCTGCCCAAGCTCGGCAAGGTCTTCTACGACCTCTCAATCGACGAGATGCGCGACGCCGACGAGCTGATCAACCGGATCCTGATGTTCGACGGCCACCCCAACGTGCAGCGGCTCAACGCGATCGAGGTCGGTGAGACCGCCGAGGAGATGCTCTCCCTCGCCCTCGCGAGCGAGCGTGCCGCGGTCGCCCAGTTCAACGCCGGCGGCGAAGAGTGCCACCAGCTCGGCGACCACGGCACCGCTGCCGTCTTCGAGGAGATGGTCCGCGACGAGGAGAAGCACGCCGACTGGTTCGAGTCCCAGCTCGACGCGATCGACCGTGTCGGCCTCCAGGCGTACCTGGCCCAGCACGTCGGGGCGGGCGAGGGCCCCGGCTGA